A window of Equus przewalskii isolate Varuska chromosome 6, EquPr2, whole genome shotgun sequence genomic DNA:
AATTCCACAGAGAAACtcttcagagaagagaagagagcagcaGCCACGTCCATCTGGGAGTCATTGCCGGGTTTGGACTCAGACCACGATGCCAGGACTGAGGACAGTAAGCACTGGTGGAATGAACTGTATGGAAAAATCCTAACTCAGCTAGCAATTATGCATCTTCACCCCCTGCCCCCGCCGCCCTTGAGTTTAACTGAGAAAGAAACAGTGAGTAAATTCCTAGTAACTAAAGAGAAGTCACCTTGTCTCAGTCATTTTCCAAATGATTGGATTCCAAGACTTTTTGGAATTGAAGCCAGTAGTGAGGTAAACCTACATGAAACTTTAGCTAAGGCTTCCAGCTTGAATACAGACACCATCAAAAGCTAGCAGAACAGAGCAGAGATCAGAATAGAGTCAAGAAATAGACCCATACTTATATGACCCATTGGTTTCAACAAAAGTGCCAATGCAATtcaaaggggaaaggaaaatatctttaagaaATGTTGGAAAAGCTTGATATTCATATGGAAAGAAATGAACTGACCCTTGTCATACACAAACACAGAAATGAATTTGAGATAGAGCATAGCCTTAATGTAAGAGTTAAAATCGTGTAACTTCTAAAAGAAAGATAGCTGATGTAGCAGGCTGGCTCTAACCTGTCATCCCTTACAGTTGTCACACCTGCCATAGGACAGACATTGCAACCATGTCCCCACTAGCTTTAGCCTCTTATCAGTGACAAGCCCTCACACCTAACCGCGCATGCATGGACTGAACCCCGCAGGTTACCCCTGTGCAGTAGCTACGTACAGAAGCCAAGGCTGGGCAAGGGTAAGACCTCATCTTTCTTCAGGGAGACCATTCAGGAGACCAGAGAAATGGCCTTGGGGCTCTTGAGAGCCAAGACAGAAGGGGCATTTGTGTCGTTCCATGATGTGGCTGTGGACTTTACCCAGGAAGAGTGGTGGCTGTTGAACCGTGCTCAGAGGATCCTGTATAGGGATGTGATGCTGACTACAGCAACCTGGTCTTCTTGCGAATTCCATTTTCCAAACCAACACTTGTCATTCTGCTGGAGCAGGGGGCAGAGcgctggagagaggagaaggaacatATGCTCAGCCCCTGTTCAGCAGATCCAAAGCTGGAAATGCAGGCTTATTCCTCCCCCACTCTGGACCACTGCAGTCAGCAATTATGCCAACAGGTGTTCCATGATCATCACCTTCCAGTCTGCCCAGGCTTGTTTGCAGGAAATCTCCAAATAGCGGACCTCTGCCCAGTATATCAGAAGGAGCAGCAATTGCAACCACTCTCTTATGGAAGCTTCTGGAGGGACAGAGTGGAAGGCGAGGTCAGAGAAGGGAGCTCCGAGTCCTGGTTTGGGAGGACAAGGGAGAGCATTACTTCAAGACCTTTCTCTAGCCCACCTGAAGGACAGCTAATCAGCTCATGTGAAGGCAAAACAGTGGTGGAAATAGGGTTCAGCTCAGCTGAGAAGACAAACTCTTTccaaaaagacaaattattaaaGTGGTCAATTGTGGAAATTATGGGCTAGGCCTTAGCCAGAGGTCAGCCCTCTTCATTCATCAGAGGGACGGCTCAGGAGGAAAGCCTTATTTTTGCAGTGAGTGTAGCTGAAGCTTTCGCTGTAAATCAGCTCTCATCACACACAGGAGGTCACACACGGGGGAGAAGCCTCACCTCTGCACAGAGTGCGGCCAGGCCTTCAGCCAGAAGTCAAACCTGGTCACACACCGGATGGCACACTCTGGGGAGAAGCCTTTCACGTGTGAGGAGTGTGGGCGAAGCTTTAGCCAGAAGTCAACGCTCATCAGACACCTCAGGACCCACTTAGGGGACAAGCCCTTTGGGTGCTGGGAGTGTGGGCGAGGCTTCAGGGATAAGTCAAACCTCATCACACACCAGAGGACCCACTCATGGGAGAAGCCTTATGTATGTGGGGACTGTGGGAGGCTTTTTAGAGAGAAATCAACTCTCTGCGAACACCAGAGGCTTCATTCAGAGGAGAATCCTCATTTGTGTAATGACTGTGGCCACAGCTTTAGTCAGAAGTCATACCTCATGAAGCACAAGAGGACACACTCGGGAGAGAAGCCTCTTGTGTGCCCGGAGTGTGGACAAGGCTTTACTGATAAGTCAAATCTTACCACACACCGGAGGACACACTCAGGGGAGAGTCCCTATATTTGTGCGGAATGTGGACGAGGCTCTAATGTTAAGTCAGCTCTCATTACACACCAGAGGACACACTCGGGAGAGAAGCCTTATGTGTGCCAAGAATGTGGGCAAGGCTTTAGACAGAAGTCCACTCTTGTTGCCCATCAGAGGACACACTCAGGAGAGAAGCCTTTTGTGTGCAGGGAGTGTGGGCCAGGCTTCAGACAGAAGTCACACCTCATCAGTCATCAGAGGACACACTCTGGGGAGAAGGCTTATGTGTGCACTGAGTGCGGGCACGGCTTTAGCCAGAAGGCAAATCTGGTCAGGCACAAGATGGGCCACTCAAGGGAGAAGCCCTTTGTATGCAGGGAGTGTGGGCGAGGCTTCAGCCAGAAGGCGGCCCCCATAAGACGTGAGAGGACACATTCAAGGGAGAAACCTGTGTGCAGGGAGTGTGAGCGGAACTTTAGCGATAAGCTGACCCTCAGCACACATCAGAGAGCATACTCAGGGGAAACACCTTCTACTAGCAGTAAGTGTGGGGAAGGCTTTAGCTGAAATCACTCCTTTTTAGGCACCAGAGGACACACTTGGTGTAGAGAAGCTTTACGCACAGGGAGTGTAGGCGAGGCTTTAGCAGTAAATCATACCTCATCACGCAAAAAAGGACAACTTTAGGGGAAATCTCGTATGTGCAGCAGATGGACTTCAGAGAGAACTCTCACAGAGGACAAGAGAAGAGCTATCTGTgtaaagcagtagttctcaactagAAGCAGCTTTACACCCCGCCACCAGGTGACATTTGGTGACGTCTAGAGACATTTTCATGTCACAACTGGGAGACTGCCACTAGCATCTAGTAggtggaggccaaggatgctgctaaacattccaTGACGCACAGGacaacccccacaacaaagagttatccGACCCCATGAGACTTGGACCCTCTAAGACCAGCTTTGGCTCCAGGGCCCTCGCACTGCGTTGGCAGGAGTTTTCTCAGACTGTGCTGCAGCTGAGAGGCtctcacccatccatccttcctccccgcccccctcacATCTACATTTGAtgcctctccctgccttctctgacttccttcctgtttttttctcagtATGATTTTCTCGAGAGTCTCTTGCATGTCTGATCCTGTCTTCTTTCTCAGAACACTCCAACTAACACAgttacaaagagaaaatgagaacttTGCAGTGAAGCAACTTGGCCTACGCACCTTAACAAAGTTAGCCGCTGATGTTGGGACAGGGTGACGCAATAGGTCACCTGGTGGGATTCAAGGAAAAGGAACACTTGTCaggtgttgggttttttttaaggttcCTGCCAAAAAATGTGTAACCTAAGTCTTATCATGAGAACTCATTGGACaaagctaaattaaaaatattctataaaacaACTACCctgtacttttcaaaaatatccaGGCCAAGAAAGACCGATAAACTTTTTTAGATTAAAGGAGACTCTGAAGACATGACAACTTAATACAATGCTTGATGGAGGATTGGATTCTGGGTAGGTAAGAATATAGTCATAAAATGCTAGGGATCACAGAATAGTGTTTAACCGATGTTAAATCAATGAGAAATGCAGCGTAGTGTGGTCATGAAAATCTTATCTTTGCTCTGGAAATATGCAGATGAGGTTTTAGGGCTAGAGGGACATGATGACGCTAACTTATCCACAAATTATTCAGAAACAAAATCTTCTCAAAGTGTTCATAGAAAACAAAGTgcgtatataaaatataaatacattttccgGGGgtgtgagaaggagagaaggagagagagagagagagtcactGTTGGTAAATCCAGTTAAAAGGTATATGAGAGtgccttttacttttctttcaactttcctCTAGGTGTgatattatatcaaaataaaaacacgggcaaaaaaggaaaaaaaataagaaagataagatAAGACACTCCAGCGATGTTGGGTTTGTTGGTGGTTGGAATAATTACAGTTAAAATTGGACCTGCGACACCAGCCGGTCTCAGCTCCTGGAAAAATTAGGAAGATTGGCTCATATTCCGTCAGAAAAGGGCTTGCACTCTCTGTGACATAGCCATACATTACTCTCCAACTGGTTCTTTTAAGATACACAGCGCTCTGAATATAATTCACAATTACCAGATATGGAATAAAGTAGGAAAATGTAACCTTACTCAAAAGAACGTAATAGAAGTAGACCAACAACTCGCCCAGTTATTGGAAATAGCAGCAAAGGCTTTAAATCGATTATCACCACTATTTTAAAGAGTTCAGAAGAAAATTGGTAggatatttcaaagagaaaatcaaaactcCAAGAAAAGAACCAAGTATGAATACTGATattaaaatatgcaatttttCTCCAGACCTACGGATGCGGTAAAATTAACTGCCATTTTCCtgccatttctttcagaaataactTTCATGGAGTTTGAAATGAGTGATTTAAATGAACCTAGAAATAGCATTAGAGGGGAACTACGGCTTTGCAAGTTACTCATCTCCTCCTTCTTTAGTACTGGAGAACCAGTCACTAAACCCTGATCTAGTCAACCACGTTGTGAAGAGGcaccaaatttaaaatttgtttctcatatttTGGACTCTAAATAAAAATTACGCTACTCCTCTCAACTCTGCCACCTGCTTCCAGAGCAGATATGTTTCTATGATTCttgtttagaaatgtttttatttccaaattttaaacaGATTATTTGCTTTCTCTGAACGCATCTGCctaagtagttttatttttgattaatatgtttttaaaaacttatgttatcttctaaacTGAGCAAGaatcttctgtctctctttttctgtctctcttttgttctctctttctctgtctccatctgtctccctctctctaatGTATTTAGACCAACCCTGTCtcctaatttaagaaatataacaTCTTAGTTTTTGTGACTTCAATTTCAAAGGAGCAATAGCTATTAAAAGTCATAAATTTTCATGGCTGATCTATTTTCATTAATCAATATTCCCATATTAAATTAGGCAGTAAAACAATGGACTGTCCAGATGTGATCCACTTAGTGTTGGCATTAAAATGGATGAAATTTCCAGGGAATGATGAGCTCTGTATAGAAAATGATCCTGCAATGGATATAACACAATAAGGATGTTTTGGGCAACTATGATTTGtattccttttctacttttctttgaCATCAGAGAATGATCTGAATCAATTTCAGTTCACTGTAGTATAAAACAAATAACATTTATCACTTTGGGGTtattaaaatttatctattttctccaTTGGCAGATGGATGAgcttatatgattttatttatttatttttttgtataccTCAAATAAACCTTTCTGAAACTTAAGGGGTTTTACTTgtcattttacacacacacacacaaaccacaaaACCTATGATTTCACACAAGATCCTTATTGAGAATACTTTCCTTGGAAAATTTTGGCACAAAATAAGCAGTAATACCTAAGGATTTATTCTTGTAAAATTTACATTATAATTCAATTTGTGTAATATTGCACTTCTCTAGAATCTCTGCTCAAGATCAAATACACACCTCCTTATGATTCTAACGTTTGGAATAAAAACCCAAATGTGAAAGGAGAGAGTGATAGGTGTTAATGTGGAATTGTGTACATGAGAAGTGGGTATAACTTTGTCCACAATATCTCCTTGTCAAATTTTTCTCTCTGGAGACTCCTCCAGCAAGAGCAGAAGGAATCTGGATAGAGAAATTTCTTTCCATGCGTTTGGTCCTCAGAGAACATTTTGATGGATTCCCCATTTATAAAATCTAGATTGAGGGGCAAGATCAGCTGTCAACTTCAGGATGACAGCTACAATATACAATTGTAGGAAGGCcacaggaaaatatttagaatgacTAAAGGAAGCTGCCTTTCTGGGTTGAGCGAGTAGAAATTGATACATTTGGATATTGATGGAGCCAATTACCTCCTACTTCCCTCATCTTCTTAAGCCCAGGGAGCTCAGCCATGACTGCTGCTTCTTTGCAGTATCCTTggcaaataaagacaaataacctGTCTTAGTAGTGAAGATAACCCTTCCAAAGGCAGTGGGAAGAGTCGTAGGTGTCTTTGTTCAAATTCCGGCTCTGCCTTTTAATTTGCTCCATGCACTAGGACAACATTGGCTATCTCTAAAagcttaattttctcatctgcagtgTTGTTAAGATTAAATGATACTATATAAACTAGGATTATGATAAGTAGTCATTTCAAAAGTCCTCTTTTCCCCCAGCTGCCCCCTGCTTAATTGGTCTCCCTCATTCAAATTAGTCAGAAACCTAACAAGTCCAGGGCAGCTGCAGCTTCAGTTCGTTTTATGACCTTGATCAAGTCATGGAGCTTCTCAGAGCTTCTGTCTTGCCATCTGCAAAACCAGAGATAACCATACTTGACACCTGCTTACCGTGCTGTGAAGATGAATGTAGCAACATCCACAAAGCAGGCCACACTCTGGGGGAAGCCGAGTGCCACTTGCAATACAAATAACAGCaagaataacattaaaaaatatttatttcccaagTACTCTCTAAAGAGATTTGGACATCTGTTGTCCAGGACATATTCgcctttaattaaaaacaaata
This region includes:
- the LOC139084015 gene encoding zinc finger protein 343-like, with protein sequence MAHSGEKPFTCEECGRSFSQKSTLIRHLRTHLGDKPFGCWECGRGFRDKSNLITHQRTHSWEKPYVCGDCGRLFREKSTLCEHQRLHSEENPHLCNDCGHSFSQKSYLMKHKRTHSGEKPLVCPECGQGFTDKSNLTTHRRTHSGESPYICAECGRGSNVKSALITHQRTHSGEKPYVCQECGQGFRQKSTLVAHQRTHSGEKPFVCRECGPGFRQKSHLISHQRTHSGEKAYVCTECGHGFSQKANLVRHKMGHSREKPFVCRECGRGFSQKAAPIRRERTHSREKPVCRECERNFSDKLTLSTHQRAYSGETPSTSSKCGEGFS